A single window of Nicotiana sylvestris chromosome 3, ASM39365v2, whole genome shotgun sequence DNA harbors:
- the LOC104234015 gene encoding protein RADIALIS-like 1 produces MASSSMSFHGSWTAEQNKAFEKALAVYDKDTPDRWSNVARAVGGKTAEEVKRHYEILVQDVMSIENGRVPFPNYRTTTGGRTKTNTADN; encoded by the coding sequence ATGGCATCAAGCTCAATGTCCTTCCATGGCTCTTGGACAGCAGAGCAGAACAAGGCCTTTGAGAAGGCTCTGGCGGTGTACGACAAGGACACTCCCGACCGGTGGTCCAACGTTGCCAGAGCTGTTGGAGGGAAGACAGCTGAAGAAGTGAAGCGACATTATGAAATCCTTGTGCAGGATGTCATGTCTATTGAGAATGGTAGGGTGCCCTTTCCCAACTACAGGACTACTACAGGAGGTCGCACTAAAACGAACACTGCTGATAATTAA